The genomic region TTCACCCCAACCTTTTGAGTCCCACCGGAGGTTAAGATTGGTTTATCAGTTCCAGTTGCTTTCCAGTACCCAGATGTTGCAGCTCGATTAGGTCTTGCACCATTGGGATATTTCCTGTCTCTAGGACTAAAGAAATACCATTCCTGATCTCCAAACGTCGCCTTACCTAtgtaaaaaaatatcaagaacaaTATAAATTAGCTACATGCATGCACGTACGCATGCATTAATTAATGATCATACAGTAGAGAAAAAAGATGAGAGGGTGCATAGTATATATACCAGGAAGCTCCCATGGATCAAACTTGTAAAGATCAACTTCGGCAATAATATTAACTGGCAGTGGAGATGAAGAAGCTTTCTTTTTTAGGTAATCAACAACGAGCTCTTCGTCTG from Papaver somniferum cultivar HN1 unplaced genomic scaffold, ASM357369v1 unplaced-scaffold_11695, whole genome shotgun sequence harbors:
- the LOC113329394 gene encoding NAC transcription factor 56-like is translated as MLMETTTDSSSSSQQPHLPPGFRFHPTDEELVVDYLKKKASSSPLPVNIIAEVDLYKFDPWELPGKATFGDQEWYFFSPRDRKYPNGARPNRAATSGYWKATGTDKPILTSGGTQKVG